The Cryptomeria japonica chromosome 2, Sugi_1.0, whole genome shotgun sequence region TTCTTGTATTGTTTATGTCGATCAAAATGTAACCTTTGTTGAGAGGCAAACCATGATGTAATATAGTttgaataaataaaagtttattgtgTTTTAAATTGTGTCTTATTTTAAATCTACATCTCTTTATGGAGGAATGTTACTGTGTTGGTGTCGCGTTCTTTGCACCGGTGCTACCATTTTTTGGCAACCCGAGTCTCTTTGCCTATGAAAGCCTACTACCTTGCTCAACATATGTATTTGGGCACAAACTGTAAAGGTCTTAGTTTGTAAATTTAGCACTCTTCATAATTATGGCCATTCTCTATCCACCTGCAAAGGCTCATTCTTTCTCTCCACCTATGGCTTGTGAAGACATTGTGGTTGGACATTGTGTGTTGGCACTAAATGATTTTGTTTTTTTGTGTTTAGTTTGAGACTTTTAATATATTTAGAAATAAAAAAAGTGAAGGCTATTGTAAATTAAGAGTTTATGAACAATTAAACAAGTTACATGTATGCTTAAGAGAAAAAATCACAAGAAAAAAATGTATATCACTCATCTATAAAATTGTACCAATTTAACCAATACCAAATCTCCCAATACATCAATTATATAGAATCAGATAACTTACGATGACATCATGATTTACCACATCGTAACTCAACTATAATCTCTTGAAGAGCTATATACATGTAGCATAGACCATTCACATCCTCATAAAAACTAAGATCTAACCATCCTCTAGTAAtagcatttttttattaattatctctCTCCTTGCATGATCCAAGAACTAAGAGCTCCTCATGACACTAATATCCATCACAAGGTGGAAAACCCACATCATTAACAAATTTCTTACCCTACACAAAAGGCATTTTATTTAAGCATGACCCATGACCCTCATATGTAATAAAATATCTTAATAGAAATTTACCATGTTTGTAGTCCTAATATACACATGATTGAAGTCCTAATACACATGTGATTAAATAATGCACATGATGTCCAACAAATTTGAACCTAGTAAACTATAATATATGGTACAATGCATGTTAAACTAGAACTTATGAAACTCAATTTGTGCAAACTTATGAAGTTCTAATTGTACATGATTGAACCACATATGAATTACAAGCTGAAATGATGTCCAAAAAATTCAACTAGTAAATAATAATATATGGTCACATGTTCAACTAGTAGGAGATATTGGTAACAACATATAGTTCAACTTAATGTGCAAACTTACGAACTTTTCCTTATACACATGATTGAAAGAAATATATTTATTACAAGTTGAAATGATGTGCAACAAATTTGAACCTTTCAAACAATAATATATGGTCACACATTCAACTAGTATAAGTATGAAACTTATGATTAAATAATACAACTATGATTTACTTAATGTGCAAACCTATGAATTCCTAATACACATTCAATTCAAACAAATATAAATTACAAATTATTGAAATGATGTCCAACAAATTAACCTAGTAATAATTTAATACACATGGTCAAGAACATGTTCAACTAGTAGGAGATATTGGTAACAACATATATAGTTCAACTTAATGCGCAAACGTATGAAGTCCTAATACAcatgattaaaataaatatatttattacaaGTTGAAATGATGTCCAACAAATTTACCtagtaaataataatatattgaacATGTTCAACTAGTCATAGGTGATATTGGTATTTCAACTTTACGTGCAAACTTATGAAGTACTAATACACATGattgaaataaatatatttaaactaAAAGTTTAAATGATGTCCAACAAATTTGAACCTAGCAAATAATAATATATGGTCGCATTTCAACTAGTACATGTATGAAAATTATGATTTAAAAACAATTCAAGTATGATTTACTTATTGTGCAAACACATGAAATCCTAGTACACATTCAATTAAAAcaaacataaattaaaattttctcaAATGATGTCCAACAAATTCACTAATTAAATAATAGTATATGGTTGAACATGTTCAACTAGTAGGAGGTATTGGTAATGTAACATATAGTTCAATTTAATGTGTAAACTTGTGAAGTCTTAATATACATGATTGTTCAACAAATATAAATTACAAGTTCAAAATTATGTCCAACAAATTCACCTagtaaattatattaatatatggTCACATGTTCAACTAGTAGGGGATACTGGTAACAATGTACATATAGTTCAACTTAATGCGTCAAAATTATGAATATGTCCCAAGTTTTAAATAAGTTTTATTCAAGATACCTAATAGGGTAGCCTAGACCTCCTAAGTTAGGCTAGTAAGAGTAACTAGACCTTCTAGAGAGATATTGAGATCTATCTCTAAAGGGAGATATACATATTTCATATCTAAGAGAGGTCCTATACATGTTTACATAGAGGTAGGTATTGGTTTTCATACCTATCTAGCGGGCACTAGGGGTTATAGTAAAAAATGAGGAATGACTTAAGCTAAATGAAACTAGAAATGACATCCTACTACATGTTAAAGACATTAAATAGGAAATAATTCATATTTGGAATAAtattaaatagaaaataaaatgtcCATACCTTATTTCTTTCTATGATATCTTGCCAAATTTGCTTTGTGCAATTGTTGTTCCCTTTCTAGTGAATACTTTCTATTAGTGTATTTGTTTAGGATTTTGTTTTGGAACTTTGCTTTGTCAAAGGACAAGTTTGTGGGTCTATGATAGACTGATGATTGTGGAACTATGCTCCAAATTCATCTTGGTCATATGTAGGGTTTTATTTTGCAACTTTGCATGATGTATAGTTATGTACTCTACCTTTTCTTGGAATTTGGGGATTGATAATATTAACAAATAACTTCTTAGGTTATCAAAAAATAAAACTATGAAAGCATTGTGCCTTGGTGAATTCATTGACATCGAAAAAAATAGCAAGAACCtaaaatgaagatttttttttattgcatTAAATCATTATGTGTTGGTATTGATTACTCTATAGAGCGCTTGACACTTGATCATTACACTATTAGGATGAATatattgaatgtctttaaatactaTCATATAACATCAAATCATGTATAAAATGTGTTTAGTCAATTAAAGATTATGTATtattgcttttggatttgattgtgtactAATATTTGCATTAACATTTCAGATCACCCTCtttgatccatcattaggatgtatGAGTGCAATTAGAGTAAGAGTAAGAAAGGAGAAGACTAGAGTaaaattaaagataggagaaaaaaGAGGTGACATAACATATAAAGCTAAAGCTAGAAGGAAGAAACTTAAAGGTATCGaactaattttgaatttaaattctttaaattaaatatagataaatttGAAAAAGAACGCTTTCAaggcaaatttgaaaaaaaaactcCACAACGTAAAGGAGGTCTTCTCACTTAATAAAGCTATGGATGGTGTACCAAAAAGGCAGAAACTATGACTAGATCTTGTTGTTCTTGGAGCTGCACGCAATGTCCTCAATCAGACAGATACTTTAAAATGAAGATGGTTTTTCACTGCAATTGAACTATTTTGAAATGATTCCTCCTTTGTTTCTAATTGCATCGCTTTAATTTACACTTTAATAATCCAGGTTAACACTTAGCTTTCATTTCAGTATTAAAAGCATAACAGTAGTAAAAAATTATTATTCAAATGCCATGGTCATCCGGTTTAACACTAGGCTTTTCTGAAGTATGTTGGAGTGTAATTTCTCCCTCATGCAAGAAAACTCTAACACCATGCAACCAGCGCATACATGCAGTCAGCCACCGTTAAAGTCCAGTTTGCCACCGTCAGCCTCAGTTCCACCGTGGCACCGTTGATCTTCCGGATTGCATGTTTGGGCTTCCACCGCATAAACTTATAGTTTCCTCCGTTTACAGTCTAGTCAGCATCGCTAAACTTCTGCAGTCACTTTGCTAATAAGATGGGCAGTCTATTGTTGATAGGAACAATTTTGAAATAtcgaaaaaatattttctttttttttttagttttttctacatgttagtaattgggatttttgaaggtcTTCGGGACATTTTCAGTCCTTGAAATTTTGGTCTGTCCTTTAGAGCATTGCCATAGGCAGGCTCTTTCAGGACTTTGccttcaactcttggagacctttccaatgagttaaacggctCGCAATTTCGAATCCTGAGTAGAAAGTTAGGTCTAGTCAAATTTAGGATaaaatttgatatagtttttttgaaagtttcgtagtttttttattttattatgtaataaacaaatatgactgttgagtttcgattctcaaggggttttggtgacccttggaatttCATAAActgttatatgttggattttcaaatAGAATGTATTACTtcttggcttgcttcaattctgtgtttACCTTGTCTGTGTAAGCAAAtccacaataccgcaggttctcactcaggtgttgtcatccgaatccataattcgaaTCAATTGTCCACACATGCATAGTTTATTAGATAGTTAGCTCTAGTTGGTTTGGCATGTCATATCTCCTAGTCAGTGGTGTAAAGACTCCTATTAATAAAGGCTATGTAATCTGTTTCAAGCAAGCAATAAAAATATGTTTTGGGTGCTACAGCACGATATAACATCTGTgtgtaaatattaatttttttgtttattattttctgtGTTTATTTCTAAACCTATATATCTGTGTATAATTATGTGTTTATGATTTCTAGTTGTatacatttaataaattattttcgaATTCTACTCCATCCACCTCCTTCAAAGTATTAGAACCATAGCAGTACTCTCAAATTATTATCTAAATCCCATGCTTAAATAAATACTTTAAAGTTTAAACGACTTACGTAAAAACATAGAAACATTCAAGCTTGGACATGCTAAGCACTATTTTGACTTATTACCTAGAAGAATACCCAACAAAACTTGACAGAAACTATGCAATGCAACACTTGTTTATTTAGTCTTACACTCTTTTTCTACAGGTTTACAACCAGGGGGAACAACAGTCCAGCTTAGAGCGGATGCATTATTGGGGACTTGTGTAGCTGATGAACGTGGCCCTTTCAATCCAGTCCTTTGATGAAAAACCTTTGCAGATACTCTTTCCAAGATGAACCTTGGTACACAACATGATGCTCTTCATCAATCAATGATGGAAGAGGTGACAGAATCACTTCATCATGTGGATTGCAAAACATAGCCCATGAAATCCTTGCTCTCTCCTTGTTCACTATACTCCTGTGCTCAACACTTTTGTATCTTCCATTGCTTACTATCTGCACACTCACCCCAAAAGAAAGACAACTCGTTTTGTTCTTGATGGGCAATTTGATAACTTCTTTTGCTTGATGGGCAATTTGATAACTTCTTTTGAtttaacatttctttgcaaaataaaCTCTTGAAATAATTCGCACCTATATTAAAAAAAGGGGGTTAGAATTTATATGCAAATCTGGGTACCTCTAGTGCATCAGCAATATTAACGATGAGGGCGCCTGGAACACTTTGAACATCAACCCACTTTCCATCTTTCCGAATCTGCAGGCCTGGGGTTTCATCGTGGAGAAGAAATGTAAGAATGTTGGGATCGGAGTGAGGAGACAATCCGAGTACCAAATCCGGTTGAGGACATGCTGGATAATTATTAATCCTGATGCACATTTCTTTCTCGTCTCCACCAACTGCCTCGTTCAGTGGATTTTCATCCTCCAATCCCAACCCTCTGCTCAGCGCCTGCATCAGCACTTCCCACAATTTGTATATCTCTCTCGAATATTCATCCATAACTTCCCTGCAAATAACAAGAATACCCATCAGAATATATTATAAATAACACTTCCCACAATTTGTATATCCCTCTCGAATATTCATCCATAGCCTCCCTGCAAATACCAAGAATCCCCATCAGAGTATATTACAAACAATAACCATCAACAATTAACGGCTATTCAAGGAAAGAAAACAGTATACGTGAAATCAGATAGCTGTTTGAGCCATTTGGACATATTTCTCCTGTCAGGAGGCCAAGTGACGTTGTAATAATAATCCCCCCATTCCAATTTGACATCTGGGGAATGTCCTAGTTTGCTTCCATAGCCAATATAACTCCCAGCTTCTTCGTTTTTATATACTTCCTTTTCTTCAAGATGAAGTTCAAAAAAGGCCTTGCCCACGGTTTGCATGCGAGAAAGAAGAGAGTGTGGGATTCCATGATCGATGATCTGAAAGAAACCCTAGTTTTGAGCAGTGTTAGAGATTGCTGCAATGGTCTCCTGTTGTAGATGCGGGGTGCCCAAGGCGAGCCAATCAATGACTGGAACCTGCGTGTCATGTGGCTTGGAGGCCTCAAGATCAGCTCTTACATTATAGTGATAAcgttaaaataatatataaaaaaggGTAGGCGGTAGAAATGTATATTTACAAAGTCAAGTTAAATAGGATTGAGTCGTCAATGGGActttggtctactggtgaagttgaatggcttcaaatgatcccaccagggatcaagtcttgccgacatcataagggatgaggctggGATTGTGCCTCGGGTAaatttggcggaatggatacccctcagtccttggctcttagctgaAGAGGTTCAGTCTATTGGCTCGTGCCCCCATATCGGGTggcaaaaaatattttgtgaaggaCCTCGTTGGGTTGTGAAGGCCCTCTTTGGGTTGGTAACTTGCGGGCTTCATGTCCTTGTGCTCGCAAGTCTAGACCTCCATCAAAAAACTAAAATAGGGTTGAATCCTAAAAAATGGCTAAAAATAAAGTACAAAGTCTC contains the following coding sequences:
- the LOC131869679 gene encoding leucoanthocyanidin dioxygenase-like; amino-acid sequence: MQTVGKAFFELHLEEKEVYKNEEAGSYIGYGSKLGHSPDVKLEWGDYYYNVTWPPDRRNMSKWLKQLSDFTEVMDEYSREIYKLWEVLMQALSRGLGLEDENPLNEAVGGDEKEMCIRINNYPACPQPDLVLGLSPHSDPNILTFLLHDETPGLQIRKDGKWVDVQSVPGALIVNIADALEIVSNGRYKSVEHRSIVNKERARISWAMFCNPHDEVILSPLPSLIDEEHHVVYQGSSWKEYLQRFFIKGLD